The sequence ACTCGCTCCAGTCGGCGTCGGACTCGCCGTCGTCGACGCCGACGACGCAGTAGAGGTAGCGGCCGTCGTCGACGGTCGTCCCGGGGTCGGCGGCCGGCGCGCTCATCGCGACTCGACCCCCAGTTCGCCGTCTCGGAGGTCGAGCAGCGCGTCGTTGACCAGCGCGTCGAGGTCGCCGCGCAGGCGGTCAACGTCGTCGCCGACGCCGATCTCCTCCTTCAGCCGGTCGATCTCGCTCTCCAGCTGCGCGAGGTGGCTGCCGAGGCGCTCTATCTCCTCGTCGGTGAGCGACCCGGACTCCATGCGCCGAATCGCCTCGCGTTCGAGCGCGTCGACCAGTATCTCGACGACGGCGACGACGAGCGCGAACAGGCCGTCGGAGGCGTCCTCGCCGTCGATATCAACCGTCGGCATCGTCGCCCTCCGGTTCGACGGTCGCTTCGGTCGCTTCGCTCGTTTCGTCGGAGTCCTCCGCTTC is a genomic window of Haloprofundus halophilus containing:
- a CDS encoding gas vesicle protein K, which gives rise to MPTVDIDGEDASDGLFALVVAVVEILVDALEREAIRRMESGSLTDEEIERLGSHLAQLESEIDRLKEEIGVGDDVDRLRGDLDALVNDALLDLRDGELGVESR